In a genomic window of Bordetella petrii:
- a CDS encoding ATP-dependent nuclease: protein MQIAKVKVEKFRGIESGIVTLSGHSVFLGDNNVGKSTLLEAIDLVLGPERLSRRPVIDEHDFHAGRYLDEEGDPVLIRIEVIVSDLSAEQQRHFRDHIEWWSATEKTLLVGPPPEGTDASDVSAALRVFFEGRYDKEEDDFTGNTFFATPVLAEGTHPTFKTTDKRKCGFLYLRTLRTGARALSLERGSLLDVILRLQDKRVTMWEDLLNELRKLPVADKPELGIAPLLKDVQDAVRRFVPSDWAEEPHMRVSDLTREALRKDLTVFMGTGAKRPDGSTYCAPYHHQGTGTINTLVLALLSIIAGLKQNVIFAMEEPEIALPPHTQKRIVNSVRETSAQALFTSHSPYVLEEFAPSEMHVLRRDGGKLSAMLATYPPAVKPKAYKAEFRARFCEALLARYVLVVEGRTEFDAIPAAARRLNDLNPTEYKTLEALGVAVIDAQTDAQVAPLGKFFRDLGKTVFAVFDKQEPAASAAIKAAVHHSFESAEKGFENVVLHHTAEAALRRYALSLVAENAWPNHLIAKTPNAAQTVEQIRDALRQFFGWAKGSGDAGDLLGCCTEAEMPQYVRDTLRVIHITVEPPPLPPVPSAAAAPFDDEEL, encoded by the coding sequence ATGCAGATTGCAAAAGTCAAGGTCGAAAAGTTTCGTGGGATTGAATCCGGCATCGTGACGCTGTCAGGCCACAGCGTATTTCTCGGTGACAACAACGTCGGGAAGTCAACGCTGCTGGAGGCCATAGATCTCGTCCTCGGCCCGGAACGGCTCTCCCGAAGACCCGTCATCGACGAGCACGACTTCCACGCCGGGCGCTACCTGGATGAAGAGGGAGATCCGGTTCTCATTCGGATTGAAGTTATCGTCAGTGACCTGTCCGCCGAGCAGCAGCGACACTTTCGTGACCACATCGAGTGGTGGTCCGCCACGGAAAAGACGCTACTCGTAGGCCCGCCCCCGGAAGGCACGGATGCGTCAGACGTGTCGGCCGCGCTGCGGGTGTTTTTCGAGGGTCGCTACGACAAGGAAGAAGACGACTTCACGGGCAATACTTTCTTCGCGACCCCAGTGCTAGCTGAAGGTACTCACCCAACTTTCAAAACGACCGACAAGCGCAAGTGCGGCTTCCTGTACCTCCGGACGCTGAGGACAGGGGCGCGGGCATTGAGCCTGGAGCGCGGGTCGTTGCTTGATGTCATCCTCAGGCTTCAAGACAAGCGCGTGACGATGTGGGAAGACCTGCTGAACGAGTTGCGCAAACTCCCCGTGGCCGATAAGCCGGAACTCGGCATCGCCCCGCTCTTGAAGGACGTCCAGGACGCTGTTCGCCGATTCGTTCCTTCTGACTGGGCAGAGGAACCTCACATGCGCGTGTCGGATCTCACTAGAGAGGCCCTGCGCAAGGATTTGACCGTTTTCATGGGCACCGGCGCGAAGCGTCCGGACGGCAGCACCTATTGCGCGCCATATCACCATCAGGGCACCGGCACGATCAATACACTGGTGCTGGCGCTGCTATCCATCATCGCGGGCCTGAAGCAGAACGTCATCTTCGCGATGGAGGAGCCCGAGATCGCCCTTCCGCCACATACCCAGAAGCGCATCGTTAACAGCGTGCGCGAGACGTCGGCACAGGCGCTTTTCACGTCGCACTCGCCCTATGTGCTCGAAGAATTCGCGCCGTCCGAGATGCATGTGCTGCGGCGTGACGGGGGAAAGCTTTCTGCGATGCTGGCGACATACCCACCAGCGGTCAAGCCCAAGGCATACAAGGCAGAGTTCAGGGCCCGCTTCTGTGAAGCGCTGCTTGCCCGATATGTACTTGTTGTCGAAGGTCGAACGGAGTTCGATGCGATACCTGCAGCGGCGCGCCGGCTTAACGACTTGAACCCCACAGAATACAAGACGCTTGAGGCCCTGGGGGTGGCCGTCATCGATGCGCAAACCGATGCGCAGGTTGCGCCTCTCGGCAAGTTCTTTAGAGACTTGGGCAAGACGGTCTTTGCTGTGTTCGACAAGCAGGAACCAGCCGCTTCCGCTGCCATCAAGGCCGCCGTGCACCACTCATTTGAATCTGCCGAGAAAGGTTTCGAGAACGTAGTGCTGCACCACACCGCGGAGGCAGCCCTTCGTCGATATGCGCTCAGCCTCGTCGCGGAGAACGCGTGGCCGAACCATCTGATCGCCAAAACTCCTAACGCCGCCCAGACCGTGGAGCAAATTCGCGACGCATTGCGGCAATTCTTTGGCTGGGCCAAGGGAAGCGGCGATGCCGGCGACTTGCTCGGGTGCTGCACCGAGGCGGAGATGCCGCAGTATGTCCGGGACACGCTGCGGGTGATCCACATCACCGTCGAACCTCCGCCGCTGCCACCCGTGCCGTCAGCGGCGGCAGCACCGTTCGATGACGAAGAGTTATGA
- a CDS encoding helicase-related protein — protein sequence MTGDPLRDARSLPYTTVGIATAAVLNAEGYRRTLVLSPPHLVYKWRREIQETVAGAKVWVLNGPDTLVKLIKLREQLGVQPTGQEFFILGRVRMRMGFHWKPVFTQRRTRHGDVAACPDCGTLITDLDGEPVNPVALEAEESRRKCSHCAAPLWTLIRPRSLSGSDQSSVVLKALKRIPTIGEVTAQKLMQKFGDGFLASMLGDNIHEFINLMDGNGELVFSDRQATRMERAMANMEFGFGEGGYQPSEFIKRYLPQGTFDLLIADEAHEYKNGGSAQGQAMGVLAAKARKTLLLTGTLMGGYGDDLFYLLFRALPGRMIEDGYRPTTSGSMTSAAMAFMRDHGVLKDIYSESAGTAHKTAKGTKVSVRTVKAPGFGPKGVLRCILPFTIFLKLKDIGGNVLPPYDEEFREVQMDVAQAAAYRDLAGRLTAELKQALARRDTTLLGVVLNVLLAWPDCCFRSETVVHPRTRNTLAFVPAQFNEFEISPKERELIDICKAEKEQGRKVLAYTVYTGTRDTTSRLKGLLEQEGFKVAVLRASVDASRREDWIAEQLDRGIDVLVTNPELVKTGLDLLEFPTIVFMQSGYNVYSLQQAARRSWRIGQKQPVRVIYLGYAGSSQMTCLELMAKKIMVSQSTSGDVPESGLDVLNQDGDSVEVALARQLVAT from the coding sequence CTGACGGGTGATCCTTTACGGGACGCCCGCAGCCTACCCTACACGACCGTCGGCATCGCCACGGCCGCCGTGCTCAACGCCGAAGGCTACCGCCGCACCCTGGTGCTTTCGCCTCCCCACCTGGTTTACAAGTGGCGGCGTGAGATCCAGGAGACGGTGGCCGGCGCCAAGGTCTGGGTGCTCAATGGCCCGGACACGCTGGTCAAGCTCATCAAGCTGCGCGAGCAGTTGGGTGTGCAGCCCACGGGCCAGGAGTTTTTCATCCTGGGGCGCGTCAGGATGCGGATGGGGTTCCACTGGAAACCTGTCTTCACCCAGCGGCGCACCCGCCACGGCGACGTGGCAGCCTGCCCGGACTGCGGCACACTCATCACCGACCTCGACGGCGAGCCGGTCAACCCGGTCGCGCTCGAAGCCGAGGAGTCCCGCAGGAAGTGCAGCCACTGCGCCGCGCCCCTGTGGACGCTGATCCGCCCGCGTAGCCTGTCCGGCAGCGACCAGTCCTCGGTCGTCCTCAAAGCCTTGAAGCGCATCCCGACCATCGGGGAAGTCACTGCACAGAAGCTGATGCAGAAGTTCGGTGACGGCTTCCTGGCCTCGATGCTGGGCGACAACATCCATGAGTTCATCAACCTCATGGATGGCAACGGCGAGCTGGTGTTTTCCGACCGTCAGGCCACGCGCATGGAACGTGCGATGGCCAACATGGAGTTTGGCTTTGGCGAAGGCGGCTACCAACCGTCCGAGTTCATCAAACGCTACCTACCGCAAGGCACGTTCGACCTGCTCATCGCCGACGAGGCGCACGAGTACAAGAACGGTGGCAGTGCCCAGGGCCAGGCCATGGGCGTGCTGGCGGCGAAGGCTCGCAAGACCTTGCTGCTGACCGGCACGCTGATGGGCGGCTACGGCGATGATCTGTTCTACCTGCTGTTCCGGGCACTGCCCGGACGGATGATCGAAGACGGCTACCGCCCGACCACGAGCGGCAGCATGACCTCGGCTGCGATGGCATTCATGCGCGATCACGGCGTCCTCAAGGACATCTACTCCGAGAGCGCCGGCACGGCGCACAAGACAGCCAAAGGCACCAAGGTATCGGTGCGCACGGTCAAGGCTCCCGGCTTCGGCCCGAAAGGCGTCTTGCGCTGCATCCTGCCGTTTACGATTTTCCTCAAGCTCAAGGACATCGGTGGCAACGTCCTGCCGCCGTATGACGAGGAGTTTCGTGAAGTCCAGATGGACGTGGCGCAAGCTGCGGCCTACCGCGATCTGGCGGGTCGGCTGACCGCAGAACTGAAACAGGCTCTGGCGCGACGCGATACGACCTTGCTGGGGGTGGTGCTCAACGTGCTATTGGCCTGGCCGGATTGCTGCTTCCGGTCGGAGACCGTGGTGCATCCGCGCACGCGCAACACCTTGGCGTTTGTCCCGGCTCAGTTCAATGAGTTCGAGATCAGCCCCAAGGAGCGCGAGCTGATCGACATCTGCAAAGCGGAGAAGGAACAGGGGCGCAAGGTTCTGGCCTACACGGTCTATACCGGAACGCGCGACACCACGTCACGCCTGAAGGGGCTGCTGGAGCAGGAAGGATTCAAGGTGGCGGTACTGCGCGCAAGCGTGGATGCCAGCCGCCGCGAGGACTGGATCGCCGAGCAACTGGACCGGGGCATCGACGTGCTCGTCACCAATCCCGAGCTGGTCAAGACGGGGCTGGACCTGCTGGAGTTCCCGACGATTGTGTTCATGCAAAGTGGCTACAACGTGTACTCGCTCCAACAGGCAGCACGCCGCTCCTGGCGCATTGGGCAGAAACAGCCCGTGCGCGTGATCTACCTCGGCTACGCCGGTTCCTCGCAGATGACCTGCCTGGAACTGATGGCCAAGAAGATCATGGTCTCGCAGTCCACCTCGGGCGATGTGCCCGAATCGGGGCTGGATGTTCTGAACCAGGACGGTGATTCCGTCGAGGTCGCACTGGCTCGGCAGTTGGTCGCTACCTAA
- a CDS encoding DUF6094 domain-containing protein, with protein MSLPDYFPTDEPTLKRALNALMPSASESNGPMCILDPCAGEGVAIAEAAHALGREHAKAFAVEFDAERARHARGLVDHCLHADLMDTMISKQSFGLLWLNPPYGDLSKDVNGNIGYQGQGRARLEKLFYQRTLPLLQYGGVLVFIVPGYVLDAELVGWLTRHYTDLRIYRAVETQFKQVVIFGRRVRQREQTPDGVKAVRNLLLQVGLGEVEAEELPSEWPFLPYIVPTSPAEPGHFFRVTMEPEQFADEVGRLQGLWPSRDTQLGAAQQTLRPPARALSHWHLALALAAGAISGVVQSKAGRVLVVKGDTHKDKTLQREFTERDDGSIAETRILTDKFVPVIRAWDMTPGSATRGEVLTIR; from the coding sequence CTGTCCCTACCCGACTACTTCCCGACCGACGAACCAACGCTCAAAAGAGCCCTCAATGCACTGATGCCCAGTGCGTCTGAATCCAATGGGCCGATGTGCATCCTCGATCCCTGCGCCGGCGAAGGCGTGGCGATTGCCGAAGCGGCTCATGCCCTCGGGCGCGAGCATGCCAAGGCGTTCGCCGTCGAGTTCGACGCAGAGCGGGCGCGCCATGCCCGCGGCCTGGTCGATCACTGCCTGCACGCGGACCTGATGGACACGATGATCTCCAAACAGTCCTTTGGGCTGCTCTGGCTCAATCCGCCGTATGGCGACCTGTCCAAGGACGTCAACGGCAACATTGGCTATCAGGGTCAGGGCCGTGCCCGCCTCGAAAAACTGTTCTACCAGCGCACGCTGCCCCTGTTGCAGTACGGCGGCGTGCTGGTCTTCATCGTTCCCGGCTACGTGCTCGACGCCGAGCTGGTCGGCTGGCTGACACGCCACTACACCGATCTGCGGATCTACCGAGCGGTGGAAACGCAGTTCAAGCAGGTGGTGATCTTCGGTCGCCGGGTGCGCCAGCGCGAGCAGACGCCCGATGGCGTCAAGGCCGTGCGCAATCTGCTGCTGCAGGTTGGGCTTGGCGAAGTCGAAGCCGAGGAGCTGCCGAGCGAATGGCCGTTCCTGCCGTACATCGTCCCCACCAGCCCGGCAGAGCCGGGGCATTTCTTCCGCGTGACGATGGAGCCGGAGCAGTTCGCCGATGAGGTTGGCAGGCTGCAAGGCCTCTGGCCGTCGCGGGATACGCAGTTGGGGGCCGCGCAGCAGACGCTGCGTCCACCGGCGCGGGCCTTGTCCCACTGGCATCTCGCCCTGGCTTTGGCCGCAGGCGCGATCTCGGGAGTCGTGCAATCCAAGGCGGGGCGCGTGCTCGTCGTCAAAGGTGACACCCACAAGGACAAGACGCTCCAGCGGGAATTCACCGAACGCGACGACGGCTCCATCGCCGAAACCCGCATCCTCACCGACAAGTTCGTTCCTGTCATCCGTGCATGGGACATGACGCCTGGCTCCGCCACGCGGGGCGAGGTGTTGACCATTCGCTGA
- a CDS encoding reverse transcriptase domain-containing protein, whose product MLTDTTNRRLDALGILSQQGKRINGLSRLMENPILWKQAYVNIYANSGATTAGVDGSSLDGMSYERLAGLMAAVKSGNYRFKPVRRVLIPKSNGKTRPLGIPTGDDKLVQEVVRMLLVKIYEPVFSDDSHGFRNGRSCHTALMQVRQKWTGMKWIVNMDIKGYFDNIDHEVLVDVLAKRIDDKRFLGLIHSMLKAGYMEDWKFHDTFSGTPQGGVVSPVLANIYLHELDEYVAGLKAEFNRGNRRASNREYKRISGAIERLMKRIDAYKADGDSPKVEEAKRELAELYLRRKALSSSDPMDANYRRLVYVRYADDFLIGIIGSRDEAVTVMQRVAGFISDKLHLEIAEEKSGVVHASDGVRFLGYDVRTYSGDRNVRTVRSGRSITARSVSERMQLHVPAEKLRSFCQRKGYGVYDAHTPTHRSELISLSEAEIVQTYNAEMRGLANYYGLANSVSRVLNKLHHLWLTSLWKTLAAKRRSTVTKVARSMKRQGGYVLAVRGNSDSHTFPIYSLKDIRKEPITFQSIDLPPKTWVFTHSRSELIQRLEARKCEYCGTTEGSFQVHHIRKLKDVDKGKYLWPQVMSWRRRKTLVLCVPCHQKLHAGVL is encoded by the coding sequence ATGCTAACCGACACTACTAATCGAAGGTTGGATGCGCTGGGAATCTTGTCTCAACAGGGCAAGCGCATCAACGGCCTTAGTCGTCTCATGGAAAACCCAATCCTGTGGAAGCAGGCGTATGTCAACATCTATGCGAATTCCGGTGCAACAACGGCCGGCGTAGATGGCTCGTCACTGGATGGTATGTCCTACGAGCGGCTGGCCGGCCTGATGGCCGCCGTCAAAAGCGGTAATTATCGCTTCAAGCCCGTGAGGCGAGTCCTCATTCCAAAGAGCAATGGGAAAACCCGTCCGCTCGGCATCCCCACTGGGGATGACAAGCTGGTACAGGAGGTTGTACGGATGCTTCTCGTGAAGATCTACGAGCCGGTCTTTTCCGACGACTCGCACGGTTTTCGCAACGGGCGTTCGTGCCACACCGCTCTCATGCAAGTCCGGCAGAAATGGACGGGCATGAAGTGGATCGTGAACATGGATATCAAAGGTTACTTCGACAACATCGACCATGAAGTTCTGGTGGATGTGCTTGCCAAACGCATTGACGATAAGCGCTTTCTTGGGCTGATTCATTCGATGCTGAAGGCGGGCTACATGGAGGACTGGAAGTTCCATGACACCTTCAGCGGGACACCGCAAGGCGGAGTTGTCTCCCCGGTCTTGGCCAACATCTACTTGCACGAACTCGACGAGTACGTTGCAGGGTTGAAGGCCGAATTCAACCGAGGAAACCGCCGGGCGTCGAACCGCGAGTACAAGCGGATCAGTGGTGCAATTGAACGGTTGATGAAACGCATTGATGCCTACAAAGCCGATGGCGACTCGCCAAAGGTCGAGGAAGCGAAGCGTGAATTGGCCGAACTTTATCTACGCCGCAAGGCACTGAGCAGCTCCGACCCGATGGACGCCAATTACCGGCGTCTGGTGTATGTCCGGTATGCCGATGATTTTCTGATCGGCATCATCGGCAGTCGGGACGAGGCGGTAACCGTCATGCAGCGAGTCGCAGGTTTCATCAGCGACAAACTGCACTTGGAGATCGCTGAGGAAAAGTCCGGTGTGGTTCACGCATCGGACGGAGTTCGCTTTCTGGGGTACGACGTTCGCACGTACTCCGGTGATCGCAACGTGCGCACCGTCCGTTCAGGACGGAGCATCACAGCACGCAGCGTATCCGAGCGGATGCAATTGCACGTACCGGCTGAAAAGCTGCGTAGTTTCTGCCAGCGAAAGGGCTACGGCGTCTATGACGCTCACACCCCCACGCACAGGAGCGAACTGATCTCACTGAGCGAAGCGGAAATCGTTCAAACCTACAACGCTGAAATGCGAGGCCTTGCCAACTACTACGGTTTGGCGAACAGCGTCAGTCGTGTCCTGAACAAGCTCCATCACCTCTGGTTGACGAGTTTGTGGAAGACATTGGCGGCAAAACGTCGTTCGACCGTCACGAAGGTAGCGCGGAGCATGAAGCGCCAGGGTGGATACGTACTGGCTGTTCGGGGTAACTCGGACTCCCACACTTTTCCCATCTACAGCCTGAAAGACATAAGGAAAGAACCCATCACGTTCCAGAGTATTGACCTACCCCCCAAGACTTGGGTTTTCACGCATAGCCGCTCGGAGTTGATCCAGCGGCTCGAAGCGAGGAAGTGCGAGTACTGCGGGACCACCGAAGGCAGTTTCCAAGTGCATCACATTCGGAAGCTGAAGGACGTGGACAAAGGGAAGTACCTCTGGCCACAGGTGATGTCATGGCGCCGTCGCAAGACTTTGGTGCTGTGCGTTCCTTGCCATCAGAAGCTACACGCAGGCGTTCTTTGA
- the ltrA gene encoding group II intron reverse transcriptase/maturase gives MTTQEIACAGAPSHESVTWHSIDWAKCHREVRRLQARIVKATREGKYGKAKSLQWILTHSFSGKALAVKRVTENQGKRTPGVDRVTWSTPETKSEAVLSLRRHGYRPRPLRRIYIPKANGKKRPLGIPTMRDRAMQALYLLALEPIAETTGDKDSYGFRPGRSVADAIRQCHTVLAWKRSAEWVLEADIEGCFDNISHDWLAENIPMDKAILKSWLKAGYVESGSLFPTEAGTPQGGIISPVLANMALDGLQEVLGKSFFRTRRQNKHYDPKVNFVRYADDFIVTGYSRELLEIEVLPLVEKFLAARGLNISKAKTRVTHISEGFDFLGKNIRKFNGVCLTQPSKKNTKAFLDSIRGLIRANKAVKQDDLIGMLNPRIKGWAEFHSADASSQTFTRVDAVIWRSLWRWCRRRHPKKGAYWVKERYFHRIGNRNWVFAADDGQRFPDGNVKWKMLRIAADTKIRRHVKVNGLANPFDPEWESYFEARLSQKMVQSLHERRKLVKLWLAQDGKCLICEQPITKETGWHAHHIQRRVDGGKNTLENLVLLHPNCHNQLHVQGLKVVKPVRESEL, from the coding sequence ATGACTACGCAAGAAATTGCTTGCGCGGGTGCGCCCTCACACGAATCGGTCACATGGCACAGCATCGACTGGGCCAAGTGTCACCGTGAAGTGCGAAGGCTCCAAGCGCGTATCGTAAAGGCGACTCGGGAAGGAAAATACGGCAAGGCGAAATCCTTGCAGTGGATTCTGACCCACTCGTTCAGCGGCAAAGCATTGGCCGTCAAACGAGTTACTGAAAACCAAGGAAAGAGGACTCCTGGTGTGGATCGCGTCACGTGGTCAACGCCGGAGACCAAATCCGAAGCAGTGTTGTCCCTTCGCCGTCATGGCTATCGACCCCGCCCGTTACGGCGGATCTATATTCCAAAAGCCAATGGCAAGAAGCGGCCTCTCGGTATTCCCACGATGAGGGATAGGGCTATGCAGGCACTATACCTGCTGGCTCTCGAACCCATCGCGGAGACGACCGGGGATAAGGACTCTTACGGGTTCCGCCCCGGCCGAAGTGTGGCAGACGCCATCAGGCAATGCCACACGGTGCTGGCTTGGAAACGCTCTGCGGAGTGGGTCCTTGAAGCCGATATCGAAGGGTGTTTCGACAACATCAGCCACGATTGGCTCGCCGAGAACATTCCGATGGACAAGGCGATCCTCAAAAGCTGGCTCAAGGCCGGATACGTCGAGAGCGGTAGTTTGTTCCCGACGGAGGCAGGTACTCCACAAGGGGGGATCATCTCCCCGGTGCTGGCGAACATGGCGCTGGATGGATTGCAAGAGGTTCTTGGCAAATCGTTCTTCAGGACGAGGCGCCAGAACAAGCACTACGATCCGAAGGTGAACTTCGTTCGTTACGCCGATGACTTCATCGTCACGGGGTACTCGCGTGAGCTACTCGAAATAGAGGTGCTGCCACTGGTGGAGAAGTTTCTTGCCGCCAGGGGCCTCAACATCTCGAAAGCGAAGACTCGCGTTACTCATATCTCGGAAGGGTTCGACTTCCTGGGCAAGAACATCCGCAAGTTCAACGGGGTGTGCCTGACCCAGCCATCGAAGAAGAACACGAAGGCTTTTCTAGATTCGATCCGAGGTTTGATCCGTGCCAACAAGGCAGTGAAACAAGACGACCTCATCGGCATGCTCAATCCACGCATCAAGGGTTGGGCGGAATTTCACAGTGCCGATGCTTCATCCCAGACGTTTACTCGCGTCGATGCAGTCATATGGCGCAGCCTATGGCGCTGGTGCAGGCGGCGGCATCCAAAGAAAGGGGCCTATTGGGTTAAGGAAAGGTACTTCCACCGGATAGGCAACAGGAATTGGGTGTTTGCTGCGGACGATGGTCAGAGGTTCCCTGACGGCAACGTGAAATGGAAGATGCTGCGCATAGCGGCGGATACCAAGATACGACGCCACGTCAAGGTCAATGGCCTAGCCAACCCGTTCGATCCCGAATGGGAAAGCTACTTTGAAGCTCGCTTGAGCCAGAAGATGGTCCAGTCCCTGCACGAGCGCAGGAAGCTCGTCAAACTATGGCTTGCGCAGGATGGAAAGTGCTTGATCTGCGAGCAGCCCATCACGAAGGAGACCGGTTGGCATGCCCACCATATCCAACGTCGGGTTGATGGCGGAAAGAACACTTTGGAAAACTTGGTTCTGCTTCATCCAAACTGCCATAACCAGCTACATGTCCAAGGTTTGAAGGTAGTGAAGCCGGTTCGCGAAAGCGAGCTTTGA